One part of the Thermodesulfobacterium commune DSM 2178 genome encodes these proteins:
- the nifA gene encoding nif-specific transcriptional activator NifA produces MPHQEVLDQLERKNKELLALLEISKILSSSFNMHHNLYQSLKVLSDILDMQRATITLYDSETNTLHISVAYGLTPEQMKKGIYKKGEGIVGKVFDTGEPIVVPNIGKEPMFLNKTGARLTKENISFLCVPLKIEGEVLGVLSVDRIFSEEIDLKEDIRFLNIVATLFSQYLKLYQMFRKEKEEKEKLSLELKGKYQFRNLIGISDKMQQVFKFAIKAAKCKANILLIGESGTGKELLAKAIHFESDRANGPFVAINCAAIPETLLEAELFGYKKGAFTGALISKPGKFELANGGTIFLDEIGDLPLSLQAKILRVIQEKTFERIGDTKSIKVDVRIIAATNRDLEKMVREGTFREDLYFRLNVIPIYLPPLRERREDIPLLVDHFLKKFNQEYNKNVQISSEIMEKFMAYHWPGNVRELENTLERLVVLAEKDFITLEDIPFYIRQAFLEEQIKKERDFKEKLLPAHIELIEKKAIEEALKACRYNQTKAAKMLGLTKRQISYRIKKYGILTK; encoded by the coding sequence ATGCCTCATCAAGAGGTATTAGACCAGCTTGAAAGAAAAAATAAGGAACTATTAGCTTTACTTGAGATCAGTAAAATTTTAAGTTCTTCTTTTAATATGCATCACAATCTTTATCAAAGCTTGAAAGTTCTTTCAGACATTTTGGACATGCAACGAGCAACCATTACCCTTTATGATAGTGAAACTAATACTTTACATATTTCCGTAGCTTATGGACTTACTCCAGAGCAAATGAAAAAAGGGATTTATAAAAAAGGTGAAGGGATAGTGGGGAAGGTTTTTGATACAGGAGAACCTATAGTAGTACCTAACATCGGAAAGGAGCCAATGTTTTTAAATAAAACCGGAGCAAGGTTAACCAAAGAAAATATTTCTTTTTTATGTGTCCCTCTCAAAATAGAGGGAGAGGTGTTGGGTGTTCTTTCAGTAGATAGAATATTTAGCGAAGAAATAGACCTTAAAGAGGATATTAGATTTTTAAACATAGTAGCTACCCTCTTTTCACAATATTTAAAGCTTTATCAAATGTTTAGAAAAGAAAAAGAAGAAAAAGAGAAACTATCTTTAGAGCTTAAGGGAAAATATCAATTTAGGAATCTTATCGGTATTTCTGACAAGATGCAGCAGGTCTTTAAGTTTGCTATTAAAGCTGCTAAGTGTAAGGCTAATATCTTACTGATAGGAGAAAGTGGAACAGGGAAAGAACTATTAGCTAAAGCTATTCATTTTGAAAGTGATCGGGCTAATGGACCATTTGTAGCTATTAATTGTGCTGCTATCCCTGAAACCCTTCTTGAAGCGGAACTTTTTGGTTATAAAAAAGGAGCCTTTACCGGTGCTCTTATCTCAAAACCAGGTAAATTTGAGCTTGCTAATGGTGGAACTATCTTTTTAGATGAAATAGGAGATTTGCCTTTATCTTTACAGGCCAAAATTTTAAGGGTTATTCAAGAAAAGACTTTCGAAAGGATAGGAGATACTAAGTCAATAAAGGTTGATGTAAGGATTATAGCTGCGACCAACAGAGATTTAGAAAAAATGGTAAGAGAAGGGACTTTTAGAGAGGACCTTTATTTTAGATTAAATGTAATACCTATTTATTTACCTCCTTTAAGAGAAAGAAGAGAAGACATTCCTCTTTTAGTAGACCATTTTCTTAAAAAATTTAATCAAGAGTATAACAAGAACGTGCAAATTTCGTCGGAGATAATGGAAAAGTTTATGGCTTACCATTGGCCTGGAAACGTAAGGGAGCTTGAAAATACGTTGGAGAGGTTGGTAGTTTTGGCAGAAAAAGATTTTATTACTTTAGAAGACATTCCTTTTTATATAAGACAAGCTTTTTTAGAAGAGCAAATAAAAAAAGAAAGAGATTTTAAAGAAAAACTTTTACCTGCTCATATAGAGCTTATAGAAAAGAAGGCTATAGAAGAGGCACTTAAAGCATGTAGATATAATCAGACAAAAGCTGCTAAGATGTTAGGGCTTACTAAAAGACAAATAAGTTATAGGATTAAAAAATACGGCATACTCACAAAATAG
- a CDS encoding Mrp/NBP35 family ATP-binding protein, with the protein MVGKEKGFLMDQQDKKVREQLAKIKHKIMVMSGKGGVGKSTVSVNIAVGLSLQDFMVGLLDVDLHGPSIPKMLGARDLRISRKPDGRMGPIKYSPNLKFLSIEPLLPSEDTAIIWRGPIKHSAIKQFIGDIDWGELDYLVIDAPPGTGDEPLTVAKTIPDAYALIVTTPQEVSLIDVKKSIRFCQKIKMRILGIVENMSGFICPHCGKPIDLFKRGGGQKLADEFGLRFLGRIPVDPRVVDTGDTGRPIIAAYPESVTAKAFEELVRNIIAATEEMKEDVLEERFMRIAVPVTTPPNKIEPSLENFDMFLVYDIENNKILVKDLVKKPQNQDLFSFLTEQVATHILLYAPPKELADDLVKQGIRVLVAENSEENPDSLIEEYINQKSMH; encoded by the coding sequence ATGGTTGGAAAAGAGAAAGGGTTTTTGATGGATCAGCAAGACAAGAAAGTAAGAGAACAATTAGCTAAAATAAAACATAAAATTATGGTAATGTCTGGGAAAGGGGGGGTAGGTAAAAGCACCGTTTCAGTTAATATAGCTGTCGGATTATCCTTACAAGATTTTATGGTAGGGCTTTTAGACGTAGACCTTCATGGCCCAAGTATCCCTAAAATGTTAGGTGCGAGAGATCTGAGAATTTCTAGAAAACCAGACGGAAGGATGGGGCCTATCAAATATTCTCCTAATTTAAAGTTTCTTTCTATTGAACCTCTTTTACCTTCCGAAGATACAGCTATTATCTGGAGAGGTCCTATCAAACATTCGGCGATCAAACAGTTTATAGGAGATATAGATTGGGGAGAACTTGATTATTTAGTGATAGACGCTCCCCCAGGTACCGGGGACGAGCCGTTAACTGTTGCAAAAACGATTCCAGATGCTTATGCTTTAATCGTGACTACTCCTCAGGAGGTTTCGTTGATAGATGTTAAGAAGTCTATAAGGTTCTGTCAGAAAATAAAGATGAGGATTCTAGGGATAGTAGAAAACATGAGTGGGTTTATTTGCCCACATTGTGGAAAACCTATCGACCTTTTTAAAAGAGGAGGGGGACAAAAATTAGCAGATGAGTTTGGACTAAGGTTTTTAGGTCGGATACCTGTTGACCCAAGGGTGGTTGACACCGGAGATACAGGGAGACCTATTATTGCTGCTTATCCAGAAAGTGTTACTGCTAAAGCCTTTGAAGAACTGGTTAGAAATATTATAGCTGCTACTGAAGAGATGAAAGAAGATGTGTTAGAAGAAAGATTTATGAGGATTGCTGTGCCGGTGACTACACCGCCTAACAAGATAGAGCCTTCTCTGGAAAATTTCGACATGTTTTTAGTTTATGACATAGAAAACAATAAAATCTTGGTCAAAGATTTAGTAAAGAAGCCTCAAAATCAAGACCTTTTTTCATTTCTGACAGAACAGGTGGCTACCCACATCTTACTTTATGCCCCACCTAAGGAGCTTGCCGACGACTTAGTCAAACAAGGAATAAGAGTTTTGGTGGCTGAAAACTCAGAAGAAAACCCTGACAGTTTGATAGAAGAATACATTAATCAAAAAAGCATGCATTAA
- a CDS encoding flagellar protein FlaG: MNIKKIDSQSFDFFLSSQEVTIKPRDQTSSPKKSYDSTFPSKGSSTQESLTMNQKQLKETLKNFNKLIEALNKRLDPLSKELKVEIDQELNLPIFKILDKETKEVLRQIPWEETLKLLKYFREINLSDNIKLEKLKGLLLQKEV, translated from the coding sequence ATGAACATAAAAAAGATAGATAGCCAATCCTTTGATTTTTTCTTATCCTCGCAAGAGGTTACCATAAAACCTCGAGACCAAACCTCTTCCCCTAAAAAATCCTATGATTCGACCTTTCCTTCTAAAGGTAGTTCTACCCAAGAATCCTTAACTATGAACCAAAAGCAACTCAAAGAAACGTTGAAGAATTTTAACAAACTCATTGAAGCCTTGAACAAACGCTTAGACCCGTTAAGCAAAGAATTAAAAGTAGAGATAGACCAAGAGTTAAACTTACCTATTTTTAAAATTTTAGACAAAGAAACCAAGGAAGTTTTACGTCAAATTCCATGGGAAGAAACCTTAAAACTTCTTAAATACTTTCGAGAAATAAATCTTTCTGATAATATAAAATTAGAAAAATTAAAAGGTTTATTACTACAAAAAGAGGTGTAA
- the fliD gene encoding flagellar filament capping protein FliD: MADTPLYLNNVTGLLDVDSMVQGILQPKLKTLNKLQQDKATLQIKNTAIANLLGAIKSAQSSIDSLNVENLFKNKSVVVGDSSILSASATKDTPNVSLNLTVSQLSQPETRISTQGVESLSSSIKATTFNLKYYTSNTDYQTFTINFGGGNLQNLVDTINQSQDKVTASVFYDGTSYKLMLAEKNAEASTKETQDQDTVIQIEGNFPAVLGGLTTLQEAKNTKIQIGTNTIESPGATVNNLLPGLTVNVKKTGSTSITIKDDYSQVSSELSKVLDNLNSVLSLIKSNTDKGQLFQGNAMLTQVKTQFLNNFKPLIKLGIINVNDEGNFSINTSTLNSLLEKNPDQVKQAIYEFKNNFSKTLTNLNSAFNIFQNRQNLQIELIDKKISSLQEAIAKEESRLRLAFSKIEALLYRNDQLKAKLQSFATPLSESK, from the coding sequence ATGGCTGACACTCCTTTATACTTAAACAACGTAACAGGACTGCTTGACGTAGATTCGATGGTTCAAGGTATATTGCAACCTAAATTAAAAACCCTTAATAAACTTCAACAGGATAAAGCTACTCTTCAAATTAAAAATACTGCTATAGCCAATTTACTCGGAGCCATAAAGAGTGCTCAGTCTTCAATAGACAGCTTAAACGTAGAAAATTTGTTTAAAAATAAAAGTGTTGTGGTAGGTGATAGTTCAATCCTTTCAGCTTCAGCTACCAAGGATACCCCAAACGTTTCTTTAAATCTTACCGTTTCACAACTTTCCCAACCAGAAACAAGAATTTCCACCCAAGGGGTAGAAAGCTTATCCAGTTCTATAAAAGCAACCACTTTTAATTTAAAATACTATACTTCTAACACAGATTACCAAACATTTACCATTAACTTCGGTGGTGGAAACCTTCAAAATCTAGTAGACACCATAAATCAATCCCAAGACAAAGTTACAGCTTCAGTGTTTTATGACGGTACTTCTTATAAACTCATGCTTGCTGAAAAAAACGCAGAGGCCTCTACCAAAGAAACCCAAGACCAAGATACAGTCATCCAGATAGAGGGAAACTTCCCTGCTGTATTAGGTGGACTTACCACCTTACAAGAAGCTAAAAATACTAAGATTCAAATAGGCACAAATACCATAGAAAGTCCTGGGGCAACCGTAAATAATCTCCTACCTGGTTTAACCGTAAATGTAAAAAAAACAGGTAGTACTTCTATAACTATAAAAGATGATTATTCACAAGTTTCATCTGAATTGTCTAAGGTTTTAGACAACTTAAACTCTGTACTTAGCTTGATTAAATCTAACACCGACAAAGGGCAACTTTTTCAAGGTAATGCCATGCTTACCCAAGTAAAAACACAATTTTTAAACAACTTTAAACCACTTATAAAATTAGGAATTATCAATGTAAATGATGAAGGCAATTTTTCTATAAACACCTCAACCCTAAACAGCCTATTAGAAAAAAACCCTGATCAAGTAAAGCAAGCGATTTACGAATTTAAAAATAACTTCTCTAAAACTTTAACCAATCTTAACTCTGCTTTTAATATCTTCCAAAACAGACAAAATCTTCAAATAGAACTTATAGATAAAAAAATTTCTTCTTTACAGGAAGCTATAGCTAAAGAAGAAAGCAGGTTAAGGCTAGCTTTTAGTAAAATAGAAGCACTATTGTATAGAAATGATCAACTAAAAGCTAAACTACAAAGTTTTGCCACACCTTTGTCTGAATCAAAATAA